TTGTGATGTGTGAAAATGTGCGTAAGAGGAACGAAGAATACGCGTTACAATGGTGGTCTGGTCTTTGGATAAAATTCTTGTTGGGCCTTTGAAGGTGAAGTGTAAACTTAggtttaaaatatgaaataatgtttttttttcttgtaatggCCTAATCAACCCGTGTAAACCCATTACGCTGTCTCATGTGAGAAAAGGAAATACGGAAGAGATGACGTGTCAGTCTCTAGTTTATCAGTGGATGATGAGGCAGCAACAGGGTGAAGAAAGAGTCAAATATGATGGATCGGTTATTGTTATTATTGACGATACCCGCCTATAAGAAGATGACGTTGAATTGTAAGAAATTGTATTCTCTTAACATGCTTGGTTTCCATCGCATTTATCAAAGAATTAAGAGATAATGTTGTCTGCTTTTTGTTCCATCTTCCTCCTCGTCTTACTTGCAAGCTCAAGATCTTATGCACAGCAACAAGACCCTAATTACATATACCATGTTTGTCCAAACACGACAACTTACTCCAAAAACAGTACATACTCTTACAATCTTAGAACTCTTTTGTCATCTCTTTCTTCCAACAGTCGTTCTTCCTCCACTACCGGATTTTACAGCACAGCGGCAGGTCAAAGCCCTGACTTGGTGTTCGGCCTTTTCCTTTGCCAGGGAGATCTCCGGCCGGAAGTCTGCGGTAATTGTGTCGTCTTTGCTGCCAGCGACACTCTGAAACAATGTCCAGAGGAGAAGGTTGGGTTGATATGGTACGACGAGTGCATGCTTCGATACGCTGACCGGAATATTTTCTTGGAATCTTCATTCCAAAATGGAACAAACGGAATACTCATGTGGAACACTCAGTTTGTTCCACTAAACCAGTCTGATAGGTTTCGTGATGTAGTGTTCTCTTTGATGAACAAGTGTGTAAACGAGGCTGTTAATAGTTCAAGAAAGTTTGCGGTTAGCCAGTCCAACTTCACATCGTCTCGGACACTTTATGGAATGGTTCAGTGCATACCCGATTTGACGAGTGAGGATTGTTTTAATTGTCTACAACAGACTATCCGTTCATTACCCACTGACAAACTTGGGGGAAGACTTCTTATGCCCAGTTGTAACTCAAGGTATGAGGTCTACCAATTCTATGGAGAAACCCCCACAGGAGAACCTCAACCTCCTCAACCTCAGTTGGATTCAGCTCCTCCACGGTCTTCCCAAAGACATGGTCTGAATATTCACTTCTCTTTGATTACATGTTTCATCCCAAATTTTCTTGTGAGATACTCAAGATTTGCTATAACATGAGTTTACAAGACGCAATATAATAACCATATGTATTTCTTTGAATACAGGAAAAGGTAGGGGTTCACATGTCACAATCATCGCTGTTCTTGTTCCTATCAcagttatttttcttcttctcgtagctgtttttattttttgtgctaaaaagaaaaagagaactTATGAGACGGAACCACTTGCTGAAGGTAAAAGATTGAACTGATAAAGTATATGCATTCTCAGGTCGAATGATTATTCTGTTGTGATCCAGATGTTAAATGTTTTGACAGCTGGGGAAGATATTACAACTGCAGGGTCACTTCAGTTTGATTTTAAGGCAATTGAGGCAGCAACTGATAAGTTTTCTGAAACTAACAAACTTGGTCAAGGTGGATTTGGGCAAGTCTACAAggtattaattattattattaccatTGCATATAGCTTCCAATGTAGTTGATTATGTACTAGCATAAATTTTCATAACACATTAAGATAAAAGTAGGTTTAGAGTTGTTAAATGATGTAAATCTTGAAAGTGAAAAGCGAAAGAAGGCTGAGTTGTTTGACAAAGTACTTACATGTAAACCAACTCCATCAGAGTACTCTGTTTTTCCTCTGTTTAATCACATTACTCGCACGGTACTTTGAGCATATTAAAATGTATGGAAGTAAGTACGATAATCGCCATACCCTCACACACAAAACTCATTCTCGTTCCCAACTCAACAGAGCTGcagaatagaaaaaaaaaactctacttAGCCTTAATTACATTCCTCCATTTGGAATAAATACTTCTGTATGAACTTCTTCATTAATCTTACCGGTAATTCCCAAACTGACTGATTCTTTGTAAAACAACTTATCATTGATTATAGGGTACATTTCCTAGTGGTATACAAGTTGCGGTGAAGAGGCTATCAAAGACATCAGGACAAGGTGAAAGAGAGTTTGAGAATGAAGTTGTTGTTGTGGCAAAGCTTCAGCATAGAAATTTGGTAAGGCTGCTTGGTTTTTGTTTGACAGGAGAAGAGAAGATACTTATCTATGAGTTTGTACCCAACAAAAGCCTTGATTACTTCCTTTTTGGTAAGTTGAGTTCAATACCCAGCCTAAGATATCATTTTTAGATGTCATGccatttataaacaaataattatgCATGTGCAGACACTACGATGCAGAACCAGCTGGACTGGACAATACGGTACAAGATCATTAAAGGAATTGCTAGAGGGATTGTTTATCTTCATCAAGATTCACGACTCACAATCATACATCGTGATCTCAAAGCCGGTAACATCTTACTGGACGCTGATATGAACCCAAAAGTGGCAGATTTTGGAATGGCAAGAATTTTTGGAATGGACCAAACGGAAGCCAATACGAAAAGAATAGTCGGAACCTAGTAAGATTTTCTGTTTCACTCTATGACTATGTAGACAGTAATAATATACTTTTATTAATTAACATTTCAAGAATATTGCAGTGGTTACATGTCTCCCGAATATGCGATGTACGGCCAATTCTCAATGAAATCAGATGTGTATAGTTTTGGGGTCTTAGTTCTTGAGATTATAAGTGGCAAAAAGAACAGTAGTCTCTATCAAATACATGGTAGTACTGGCAATTTGGTTACATATGTGAGTATACACGTTCATAGTTATTTTGCTTTAAACAATGACCAAAGTTttgattattaaaattaaaatctttaATAGGCATGGAGACTATGGAGCAATGGATCGCAATTAGAGCTCATGGATGCATCATTTCGAGATAGTtatcaaaaagaagaagttacgaGATGCATCCATATCGCTTTACTATGTGttcaagaagaagctgaagatcGTCCAACCATGTCAGATATCGTCCAAATGCTCACTACTAGCTCCATCGCTCTCACTTTGCCTCGTCCACCTGGATTTTTCTTTAGAAGTAAGCATGAACAAGTAGGAGTTGATCTGTCTATGGATGCGGTTGTCACGTGTTCCGTAGACGAGGCTTCCATTACTCAAATAACTCCTCGTTGAATACAAatctattcaaaaaaaaaaaatgatgtgaTATAATATGATTGTAG
The Brassica napus cultivar Da-Ae chromosome A1, Da-Ae, whole genome shotgun sequence DNA segment above includes these coding regions:
- the LOC106353175 gene encoding cysteine-rich receptor-like protein kinase 5, whose translation is MLSAFCSIFLLVLLASSRSYAQQQDPNYIYHVCPNTTTYSKNSTYSYNLRTLLSSLSSNSRSSSTTGFYSTAAGQSPDLVFGLFLCQGDLRPEVCGNCVVFAASDTLKQCPEEKVGLIWYDECMLRYADRNIFLESSFQNGTNGILMWNTQFVPLNQSDRFRDVVFSLMNKCVNEAVNSSRKFAVSQSNFTSSRTLYGMVQCIPDLTSEDCFNCLQQTIRSLPTDKLGGRLLMPSCNSRYEVYQFYGETPTGEPQPPQPQLDSAPPRRNIITICISLNTGKGRGSHVTIIAVLVPITVIFLLLVAVFIFCAKKKKRTYETEPLAEAGEDITTAGSLQFDFKAIEAATDKFSETNKLGQGGFGQVYKGTFPSGIQVAVKRLSKTSGQGEREFENEVVVVAKLQHRNLVRLLGFCLTGEEKILIYEFVPNKSLDYFLFDTTMQNQLDWTIRYKIIKGIARGIVYLHQDSRLTIIHRDLKAGNILLDADMNPKVADFGMARIFGMDQTEANTKRIVGTYGYMSPEYAMYGQFSMKSDVYSFGVLVLEIISGKKNSSLYQIHGSTGNLVTYVSIHVHSYFALNNDQSFDY